The following proteins come from a genomic window of Candidatus Bathyarchaeia archaeon:
- a CDS encoding QueT transporter family protein yields the protein MVASARSLTIAAFFAASYAALVYLLAPISFLQIQVRVANALIGAVPTFGMPAICGIALGVFLGNIFSPLGPIDLLSAAPSLIGLLAIYWLRGRSVLLGLGLYSLIISLWVALMLHLVLGLPYLASFAYVLAGVSAATIGLGYPLHLYLSKSKALGGWWRDR from the coding sequence TTGGTTGCGAGCGCAAGGAGTTTAACCATCGCCGCCTTCTTCGCGGCCTCCTACGCGGCCCTAGTTTACCTCTTGGCCCCGATAAGCTTCCTCCAAATCCAAGTGCGCGTGGCCAACGCCCTCATCGGCGCCGTCCCAACCTTCGGAATGCCGGCGATATGCGGCATCGCGCTCGGGGTATTCCTCGGGAACATATTCAGCCCGCTCGGCCCGATAGACCTATTGAGCGCGGCCCCCTCCCTAATCGGGCTATTGGCAATATATTGGCTAAGGGGGAGGAGCGTTCTGCTGGGCTTGGGGCTTTATAGCCTCATCATCTCGCTATGGGTGGCCCTAATGCTCCATCTGGTCCTCGGCCTCCCATACCTAGCCAGCTTCGCCTATGTCCTAGCGGGGGTTTCGGCCGCGACGATCGGGCTCGGGTATCCGCTCCACCTCTACCTTTCCAAATCCAAGGCCCTTGGGGGATGGTGGCGCGATCGATGA
- a CDS encoding ACT domain-containing protein translates to MPTDRAVVTVMGRDRVGIVAGISGELAEANANILDLASTKMGDLFVMTILIDVSDMRVNLAELKERLRRRGEALGVQVMVQHEDVFRYMHRI, encoded by the coding sequence TTGCCAACCGATAGGGCCGTCGTAACGGTCATGGGGAGGGATAGGGTCGGCATAGTGGCCGGGATATCGGGCGAGCTGGCCGAGGCCAACGCCAATATATTGGACTTGGCGTCGACGAAGATGGGCGACCTCTTCGTCATGACTATTTTGATAGACGTAAGCGATATGAGGGTGAACCTCGCGGAGCTCAAGGAGAGGCTCCGAAGGAGGGGGGAGGCCCTAGGCGTACAGGTCATGGTGCAGCACGAGGACGTCTTCCGCTATATGCATCGCATCTAG
- a CDS encoding PadR family transcriptional regulator has product MRKVGSNAFGWPEELKKGYLKLLILASLARRPMHGYEIMKEAAERTLGLWKPTAGGTYPLLRRMEEEGWIRGEWRVSGGRKRRVYRITGKGGAKLRRILEIHGAVLRIVHRIHSELEEGTSEGAALEEIDRMMAILKAQLRPGGLKDLSKEERARVLRLMRDRLERIEKGVRKAIQAIDEAIEELGAA; this is encoded by the coding sequence TTGAGGAAAGTCGGATCAAACGCGTTTGGATGGCCGGAGGAGCTGAAGAAGGGTTATTTGAAGCTCCTCATCTTGGCATCGCTGGCGCGGAGGCCCATGCATGGCTATGAGATAATGAAGGAGGCGGCGGAGCGGACCTTGGGGCTTTGGAAGCCGACCGCCGGGGGGACCTATCCGCTCCTAAGGAGGATGGAGGAGGAGGGATGGATAAGGGGCGAATGGAGGGTTTCGGGGGGAAGGAAGAGGAGGGTATATAGGATAACGGGCAAGGGGGGCGCGAAGCTTAGGAGGATTTTGGAGATCCATGGGGCCGTTTTGAGGATCGTCCATAGGATCCATTCGGAGCTCGAGGAGGGGACATCCGAGGGCGCGGCCTTGGAGGAAATTGATCGAATGATGGCGATCCTCAAGGCCCAGCTGAGGCCCGGGGGTTTGAAGGACCTAAGCAAGGAGGAGAGGGCTAGGGTCCTTCGCCTCATGAGGGATCGCTTGGAAAGGATTGAGAAGGGCGTGCGGAAGGCGATCCAAGCGATAGATGAAGCTATTGAGGAATTGGGGGCCGCTTAA
- a CDS encoding PFL family protein — MFSKEEIIETIRMILVEHLNVRAVTLGISLLDCVSDDFDAMRDRIERKISGIAERFVKEAKAVEEKYGIPIVNKRIAVTPASALLGSAIRGIPDEEAVELAVELARALDEGAGRAGVDFIGGYGALVQKGCTRADSVLMRSIPKALSSTERVCSCVNIASTRAGINVDAAKAMGEIVLETARATADENGIGCCKLAAFANAPEDNPFMAGAYHGLGEPESVVNVGISGPAVIRAAVEQSQGEDFRALAERIKRTAFKITRVGELVGREMAKRLGVRFGIVDLSLAPTPEAGESVADIIEAMGIESCGAPGSTAALALLTDAVKKGGAMATSFVGGLSGAFIPVSEDAGMKDALRAGSLTLEKLEAMTSVCSVGLDMIAIPGDTPPETISAIIMDGMAIGVVNDKPIGVRLIPVPGKRAGDAVEFGGLFGSAIVMPVSRFSPSKFIGRGGQIPSPISSLRG, encoded by the coding sequence TTGTTCTCCAAGGAGGAGATAATCGAAACGATACGGATGATCTTGGTGGAGCATCTGAACGTCCGAGCGGTGACGTTGGGCATAAGCCTCTTGGATTGCGTAAGCGATGACTTCGACGCCATGAGGGATCGGATCGAGCGGAAGATATCGGGAATAGCGGAGAGATTCGTGAAGGAGGCCAAGGCGGTTGAGGAGAAATATGGGATACCGATAGTCAACAAGAGGATCGCGGTCACGCCCGCCTCGGCGTTGCTGGGCTCGGCCATCAGGGGGATCCCGGATGAGGAGGCCGTTGAGCTCGCGGTTGAGTTGGCGAGGGCATTGGATGAGGGCGCCGGGAGGGCTGGAGTCGACTTCATAGGCGGCTACGGGGCCTTGGTTCAAAAAGGTTGTACGCGGGCCGATTCCGTATTGATGCGCTCAATACCGAAGGCGTTGAGCTCCACGGAGAGGGTGTGCTCCTGCGTCAACATAGCGAGCACTAGGGCCGGCATAAACGTCGACGCCGCCAAAGCCATGGGGGAGATCGTCCTAGAAACGGCTCGGGCGACCGCCGACGAGAATGGGATCGGCTGTTGCAAGCTGGCGGCCTTCGCGAACGCGCCCGAGGATAACCCATTCATGGCCGGCGCCTATCATGGGTTGGGGGAGCCCGAGAGCGTCGTAAACGTGGGGATAAGCGGGCCCGCTGTCATAAGGGCGGCCGTCGAACAAAGCCAAGGCGAGGATTTCAGAGCCCTCGCGGAGCGCATCAAGAGGACCGCCTTCAAGATAACCAGGGTCGGGGAGCTCGTTGGAAGGGAGATGGCCAAGCGGCTCGGGGTGAGGTTCGGCATAGTGGATTTATCCCTCGCGCCCACGCCGGAGGCGGGCGAAAGCGTCGCCGATATAATAGAGGCCATGGGGATAGAATCCTGCGGAGCCCCTGGCTCCACGGCCGCGCTGGCGCTCCTAACGGACGCCGTGAAGAAGGGCGGCGCGATGGCCACCTCCTTCGTCGGGGGCTTAAGCGGGGCCTTCATACCCGTTAGCGAGGACGCGGGGATGAAGGACGCCCTGAGGGCGGGATCGCTCACGCTCGAGAAGCTCGAGGCCATGACCTCCGTTTGCTCGGTTGGGCTGGACATGATAGCCATACCCGGGGATACGCCGCCGGAGACCATATCGGCCATAATAATGGATGGGATGGCGATAGGCGTTGTGAACGATAAGCCGATCGGGGTTAGGCTCATACCGGTGCCGGGGAAGAGGGCCGGCGATGCTGTGGAGTTCGGGGGGCTATTCGGGTCGGCGATCGTGATGCCCGTGAGCCGGTTCTCCCCCTCGAAGTTCATCGGGCGCGGCGGGCAGATCCCCTCCCCCATCTCGAGCCTAAGGGGATAG
- a CDS encoding HAD family hydrolase, protein MRRIIRAVIFDLDGVLVDTAKPAHMAANAALRRFGRPEMSFEDFMRRAWGRYSGDIFKDLVGDLGDEMAKEAMELYNRMRWEFIGEAGLYPWTLGVLEALKARGLRLAITTHTVPGLAEGILGRFGIAKYFDAIVRGGDAPRPKPSPDPILLACGRIGVGPEEAVYVGDNVVDVLAGKAAGCITVALTTSRGREEFEEAGADFILDRLDELPALIDGLGEGAIEGSQG, encoded by the coding sequence TTGAGGCGGATCATAAGGGCCGTGATATTCGACCTCGACGGCGTATTGGTCGACACGGCCAAACCGGCCCATATGGCGGCGAACGCAGCCCTCAGGAGGTTCGGGAGGCCCGAGATGAGCTTCGAGGATTTCATGCGAAGGGCTTGGGGGCGCTACAGCGGGGATATCTTCAAGGATTTAGTCGGGGATCTGGGGGATGAAATGGCCAAGGAGGCCATGGAGCTCTACAATAGGATGAGGTGGGAGTTCATCGGGGAGGCGGGGCTCTACCCTTGGACCTTGGGGGTTTTGGAGGCTCTTAAGGCGAGGGGCTTGAGGCTCGCCATAACCACCCATACGGTCCCGGGGCTGGCCGAGGGGATCTTGGGGCGCTTCGGGATCGCGAAGTACTTCGACGCGATCGTGAGGGGCGGGGATGCCCCTAGGCCGAAGCCCAGCCCGGATCCAATACTATTGGCATGTGGGAGGATCGGCGTGGGGCCCGAGGAGGCGGTTTACGTGGGCGATAACGTCGTCGATGTCCTCGCCGGCAAGGCCGCTGGCTGCATCACCGTTGCCCTCACGACCTCCAGGGGCCGGGAGGAGTTCGAGGAGGCGGGGGCCGATTTCATCTTGGATCGCTTGGACGAGTTGCCGGCCTTGATAGATGGATTGGGCGAAGGGGCCATTGAGGGATCTCAGGGATAG
- a CDS encoding ABC transporter ATP-binding protein: MGLAVEAFGLTKRFGNFTAVDHVDLSIKEGEIFGLLGPNGAGKSTLVRMLTTLTRPTEGTAKVGGYDILKEPDEVRKAIGLVAEKLILYPRLNAVENLMFFGRLYGMEGEELRRKVDELIEMVRLEGFKDFPIGGYSSGMRQRLNVVRALLHDPKILFLDEPTAMLDPQSIRFVRDLIKDLRKGGRTIILTTHIMEEAEELSDRVGIIDHGRILVVDTPEGLKSKLGVSNLLEVFLELTGRDLRDRAENRIPIRAVGRV, encoded by the coding sequence TTGGGATTGGCTGTGGAGGCCTTCGGCCTCACGAAGCGCTTCGGCAACTTCACGGCCGTTGACCATGTGGATCTCTCGATCAAGGAAGGGGAGATATTCGGCCTCTTGGGGCCAAACGGGGCTGGCAAATCAACGCTCGTTAGAATGTTGACGACTCTCACGAGGCCGACGGAGGGGACCGCCAAGGTCGGGGGATATGACATTTTGAAGGAGCCGGACGAGGTCAGGAAGGCCATAGGCTTGGTGGCAGAGAAGCTTATCCTTTACCCGAGGCTGAACGCCGTTGAGAACCTAATGTTCTTCGGTCGCCTCTATGGGATGGAGGGGGAGGAGCTGAGGCGGAAGGTCGATGAATTAATAGAGATGGTCAGGCTGGAGGGATTCAAGGATTTCCCAATAGGCGGCTATTCCTCCGGCATGCGCCAGCGCTTGAACGTCGTAAGGGCCCTGTTGCATGACCCGAAGATATTATTCTTGGATGAGCCGACGGCCATGCTCGATCCCCAAAGCATCCGATTCGTCAGGGATCTGATAAAGGATTTGAGGAAAGGGGGCAGGACGATAATCCTGACCACCCATATAATGGAGGAGGCGGAGGAGCTATCCGATAGGGTGGGGATAATCGATCACGGGAGGATATTGGTCGTAGATACCCCGGAGGGGTTGAAATCAAAGCTGGGCGTTTCGAACCTCCTCGAGGTCTTCCTTGAGCTCACCGGCAGGGATCTCAGGGATAGGGCCGAGAACAGGATCCCGATCAGGGCCGTCGGGAGGGTATGA
- a CDS encoding ADP-ribosylglycohydrolase family protein yields the protein MRDLRDRFAGSLLGTALGDALGASSWGRAIARQGAADVDEARPPGILFYTDDTHMAIGVAESLIERRGLDVDHMAARFAEDYEREPYRGYGPGPPRIFRMIRAGIDRRVAARSVYPGGSFGNGAAMRIAPLGLFYNDDLQILKRAAEEASGITHIHPLGIEGAVIQAAAVAMAVRSGNGSPLDPKDFLEALRGLASQRVYIEKLHAIGRLLEEGANPGRVASELGNGVEAFNSVPTAIFSFLANRGSFQRAVLYAIGLGGDADTIGAMTGAISGAYVGAKGLPRSWLAKLESADRLERLALALFEAKYGRGR from the coding sequence TTGAGGGATCTCAGGGATAGGTTCGCGGGATCGCTCCTCGGGACGGCCCTCGGGGATGCCCTAGGGGCATCCAGTTGGGGAAGGGCCATCGCGCGCCAAGGCGCCGCCGATGTCGATGAGGCCCGACCTCCCGGGATCCTTTTTTACACGGACGATACCCATATGGCCATTGGCGTGGCCGAATCCCTGATCGAGAGGCGGGGGCTCGATGTCGATCATATGGCGGCGAGGTTCGCCGAGGATTACGAGAGGGAGCCGTACAGGGGCTATGGGCCGGGTCCGCCGCGGATATTCCGAATGATCCGGGCAGGAATAGATCGGAGGGTGGCGGCCCGCTCGGTTTACCCGGGGGGATCGTTCGGCAATGGGGCGGCCATGAGGATTGCCCCGCTGGGCCTTTTCTATAACGATGACCTACAAATCCTCAAGCGCGCCGCTGAAGAGGCCAGCGGGATAACCCACATCCATCCGCTGGGGATCGAGGGGGCCGTCATCCAAGCCGCCGCCGTGGCTATGGCCGTTCGCTCCGGGAACGGGTCCCCCTTGGATCCCAAGGATTTCTTGGAGGCCTTGAGGGGGCTCGCCTCGCAAAGGGTTTATATCGAAAAGCTCCATGCGATCGGGCGATTATTGGAGGAGGGAGCGAACCCGGGCCGGGTCGCTTCGGAGCTTGGGAACGGGGTCGAAGCCTTCAACTCGGTCCCAACGGCCATCTTCTCCTTCCTAGCCAATCGCGGGAGCTTCCAAAGGGCCGTCCTCTACGCCATCGGCCTAGGTGGGGATGCGGATACGATAGGCGCCATGACGGGCGCCATATCGGGCGCCTATGTGGGGGCCAAGGGGCTGCCGCGGAGTTGGCTCGCCAAGTTGGAAAGCGCCGATCGCCTCGAGCGCTTGGCCCTCGCCCTGTTCGAGGCCAAATACGGGCGGGGGCGATAG
- a CDS encoding ATPase domain-containing protein has product MDKRVPTGIEGLDGAIGGGFPEGSLILVAGNPGTGKTSFAARFLLTGAESGEPGVYVSFAERRQTLLENLSRQFGRSLWKFEEEGKLRILDMATMREEAVPEISEAIINEVQAMGAKRLVVDSFTAMAQAFKEPIDVRAILHSIFGKLVSQLGCTTVLISEMPFGSERIGLGLEEFVADGLIILRRMRLEDRPFRELEIVKLRGTKLAQEKMAFTLEGGFQAIPAFGEKPIEKPGRFQPIPDPLGKFSSGCAELDRILGGGYGRGSTVLFEIEPWISTRQYQLLISPTIWNFLSQGRAVMMVPSPGVDPLLAKGRISEGGIHEAEIDALLRICVQREAGVQADPSILQLEGRDIWEDYRKCLEAAEGLAKEGHGPILYVIGATSLANRYGSDRTINVLGIEATKTRMRGGLMLLLLRPCREDLRGDLGAMADVHLRIMREHGAVLLRGIKPRTHLFAIEMDVSKGYPMPKLIPIS; this is encoded by the coding sequence TTGGATAAAAGGGTCCCGACGGGCATCGAGGGCCTCGATGGCGCCATCGGAGGCGGATTCCCCGAGGGTAGCCTGATCTTGGTGGCCGGCAACCCAGGCACCGGGAAGACATCCTTCGCGGCTCGATTCCTCCTTACCGGCGCCGAATCGGGCGAGCCGGGCGTATACGTTTCATTCGCGGAAAGGCGCCAAACCCTGCTGGAGAACCTATCGAGGCAATTCGGCCGCAGCCTTTGGAAATTCGAGGAGGAGGGGAAGCTGAGGATACTCGATATGGCGACGATGAGAGAGGAGGCGGTCCCCGAGATCTCGGAGGCAATAATCAACGAGGTCCAAGCGATGGGGGCCAAGAGGCTAGTCGTCGATTCCTTCACCGCGATGGCCCAAGCTTTCAAGGAGCCCATAGACGTCAGGGCGATACTCCATTCGATCTTCGGCAAACTCGTTAGCCAACTCGGTTGCACCACCGTGCTGATCTCGGAAATGCCGTTCGGCTCGGAGCGCATAGGATTGGGCTTGGAGGAGTTCGTGGCCGACGGATTGATCATCCTGAGGCGGATGCGCCTCGAGGATCGGCCGTTCAGGGAGCTAGAGATAGTCAAGCTAAGGGGCACCAAGCTGGCCCAAGAGAAAATGGCGTTCACCTTGGAAGGGGGCTTCCAAGCCATCCCGGCCTTCGGGGAGAAGCCCATCGAGAAGCCCGGGCGATTCCAGCCCATCCCGGATCCCCTGGGTAAATTCTCCTCGGGCTGCGCCGAGCTAGATCGGATCTTGGGCGGCGGCTACGGGAGGGGATCCACGGTCCTCTTCGAGATCGAGCCTTGGATATCGACCCGGCAATATCAATTATTGATCAGCCCGACCATTTGGAACTTCCTATCCCAAGGGAGGGCCGTGATGATGGTGCCATCCCCGGGCGTCGATCCCTTGCTCGCCAAGGGGCGGATCTCGGAGGGCGGGATCCATGAAGCCGAGATCGATGCGCTCCTCAGGATCTGCGTCCAAAGGGAGGCGGGAGTCCAAGCGGATCCCTCCATCCTCCAACTGGAGGGCAGGGACATTTGGGAGGATTATCGCAAATGTCTTGAGGCGGCGGAGGGGCTCGCCAAGGAGGGCCATGGGCCAATCCTTTACGTAATCGGGGCAACATCTCTCGCGAACCGCTACGGCTCGGATCGGACAATCAACGTATTGGGCATCGAGGCCACGAAGACGAGGATGAGGGGCGGCTTAATGCTCCTCCTGCTCAGGCCCTGCCGCGAGGATCTCCGCGGGGATCTTGGGGCGATGGCCGATGTGCACCTGAGGATCATGAGGGAGCACGGCGCCGTGCTCCTCCGCGGCATAAAGCCCCGGACCCATCTATTCGCCATCGAGATGGACGTCTCCAAGGGCTACCCGATGCCAAAGCTGATACCCATCTCGTGA
- a CDS encoding metal-dependent hydrolase, producing the protein MVGIRWLGHSAFELAYRGARVYVDPFISNNPRAPIGVEEIRGADFILITHDHADHLGDAEAIARRTGATIVAIPEVAGALGGDLKKVQMNMGSMVDLGKGIRTAMVPAAHTANRGGPVGYVIEGDGISIYHAGDTALFGDMALIKRLYSPDVALLPIGGHYVMGPKEAAVALTLLEPKVAIPMHYGTFPVLYGEASAFAEEAKKLAPSVKVVVLRPGESTEYP; encoded by the coding sequence TTGGTCGGGATCCGATGGCTCGGCCATTCGGCCTTCGAGCTGGCCTATAGGGGCGCGAGGGTCTACGTGGACCCGTTCATCTCCAATAACCCAAGGGCCCCGATCGGGGTTGAGGAGATTCGTGGGGCGGATTTCATCCTCATAACCCATGACCACGCGGATCATTTGGGCGATGCGGAGGCGATCGCCCGAAGGACCGGGGCCACGATAGTCGCCATACCGGAGGTGGCGGGGGCCCTCGGCGGCGATCTGAAGAAGGTTCAGATGAACATGGGCTCCATGGTGGACTTGGGGAAGGGCATAAGGACCGCCATGGTGCCGGCCGCCCATACGGCCAATAGGGGCGGACCGGTGGGCTACGTGATCGAGGGCGATGGCATATCCATATACCACGCCGGCGATACGGCCCTGTTCGGCGATATGGCCCTGATAAAGCGCCTTTATTCGCCCGACGTGGCCCTATTGCCCATAGGGGGCCATTACGTCATGGGCCCAAAGGAGGCGGCGGTGGCCCTGACCCTCTTGGAGCCCAAGGTCGCCATCCCGATGCATTATGGGACGTTCCCGGTCCTCTACGGGGAGGCATCCGCGTTCGCGGAGGAGGCCAAGAAGCTGGCGCCCTCCGTCAAGGTCGTCGTGTTAAGGCCCGGGGAATCGACCGAGTACCCCTGA
- the queC gene encoding 7-cyano-7-deazaguanine synthase QueC, whose protein sequence is MKKAVVILSGGPDSSTVAYWAKREGYEVHGLTFDYGQRASRAEIDSAKRIAEGLGIPLKIIDLSALKEVYAGATALCDEGMPMPSSFEPSLIVPFRNAVMLSIAVAYAASIGAEAVLYGAQGSDAPFYPDCRREFFEAFERAARLGTGTSIRIWAPFHDMRKSEVIKLGAELGVPYGLTWSCYSGGEKHCGRCESCLNRKRAFEEAGVEDPVAYEA, encoded by the coding sequence ATGAAGAAGGCGGTCGTCATATTATCCGGCGGCCCGGATAGCTCCACGGTGGCCTATTGGGCGAAGCGGGAGGGCTACGAGGTCCACGGCCTGACCTTCGATTACGGCCAAAGGGCTTCGAGGGCCGAGATCGATAGCGCCAAGAGGATCGCCGAGGGGCTTGGGATCCCCCTCAAAATCATAGACCTCTCGGCCCTTAAGGAGGTTTACGCGGGCGCCACGGCGCTATGCGATGAGGGGATGCCCATGCCCTCCTCCTTTGAGCCCTCCCTAATAGTGCCCTTCAGGAACGCCGTAATGCTCTCGATAGCCGTCGCCTATGCGGCCTCCATAGGGGCCGAGGCGGTCCTATACGGGGCCCAAGGCTCCGATGCGCCCTTCTATCCGGATTGCAGGAGGGAGTTCTTCGAGGCGTTCGAAAGGGCCGCTCGATTGGGGACCGGGACCTCCATAAGGATCTGGGCCCCCTTCCACGATATGAGGAAGTCGGAGGTCATCAAGCTGGGCGCGGAGCTGGGGGTCCCATATGGGCTGACTTGGAGCTGCTATTCGGGCGGGGAGAAGCATTGCGGAAGGTGCGAATCCTGTCTCAATAGGAAAAGGGCCTTCGAGGAAGCGGGGGTCGAGGATCCAGTCGCCTATGAGGCTTGA